The genomic region CGGTGGCCAGAAACAGCGCGTGGCCCTGGCCCGCGCCCTGATTCACCGCCCTCGACTGCTGCTGCTCGACGAACCGCTGGGCGCGCTGGATGCCCTGACCCGGATCGAAATGCAGCAGCTGATCGAGCGCCTTTGGCAGCAGCATGGCTTCACCGTGTTGCTGGTGACCCACGACGTCAGCGAAGCCGTGGCGATTGCCGATCGGGTGATCCTGATCGAAGACGGCCAGGTCGGCCTCGACCTGCACGTCGAACTGCCACGCCCGCGGGTGCGCGGCTCCCATCGTCTGGCGGCGCTGGAGACCGAAGTGTTGAACAGGGTGCTGTCGCTGCCTGGTGTACCACCCGAGCCGGAACCGGTTTCACCCTTGCCCACGCAATTGCGCTGGGCGCTGTAATCAAGCCTTGCCTACTCAATCAAAGACAGGAATCAACGCCATGACCATCAAAGCCATCAACGTGCGTAACCAGTTCAAGGGCACCGTCAAGGAAATCGTCACCGGCGACGTATTGTCGGAAATCGACGTCCAGACCGCTTCCGGCATCGTCACCTCGGTGATCACCACCCGTTCCGTCAAGGAACTGGAGCTGGAAGTCGGCAGCGAAGTGATCGCCTTCGTGAAATCCACCGAGGTCTCGATCGCCAAGCTGTAAGCCAGTGGCATCACACGACCCCGGAAGGCCAAGGGCCTCCGGGGTTTTCTTTTTTGGGGGAAGATCTACCAGTAGTCAGGCTTTATGGCCGGTTTCTTCCGGGTAGGTACCCGGGCAGGCAGCTGACATGCAGCCAGCTCCTCCCTTGTTACGGTATGGCGCATCCAGTTCGAATGACTTTTCAATGAGCCAGGTGCATTACGCTTGATATCTTCGCGATGCGGCAGGATTACGCCAATCTGCAGCTCCGGATAATCCTCGCGCAGTGCCCTGAGTGCTGGGGTCATATCTGTATCGGCGGACACCAGCACTATCTGCTCCACGCGCTCGTCGGCCGTTAAGAAGGCCTGCCTGGCCGCAAGCCGGTACATGCTTATAGCAATGTGTACATCCGTTTCCTTTTCCTCGATTTTCCAGATAGGAACCTGATCAAACCTGGAAGGGCGAGTCTTCTTATCAACGAATCGAGGCGCAAGCCCAGATTCGAGCTGATGGCGACCGTGGTGTACCTGAACACCCTTTTCTATCAGTGCACGTAGATAAGTATCCTGCGCTTCCTTGGATACCCGGCCACGGGTGGCGAGGTCAGGCTTGACGCCAGAGGTGAAAAAATCGACAGATGTCAGCTCATTACCCGGCCGCTCAGTCCGCAGAATATGGGCCAGTAGTTTTGGCAGATCCAGCCACTTGTACGGAGATCCTGCCAATAGCCCGTAAAACAGGTTGTATCCGTCCACAAAGCAGGCTGTGCGCACAAATATCAGTTCCTTGAAACGAAAAAACCGGCACAAGGCCGGTTTTTTCACCCCAACGGCCAGCGAACTGAATCGCTGCGTACGGGGCTGAGTAGTTTTTTAAGAATGCCACAGATGACGTTGATGTCAACTCACTACGACCGTTGGATACATTCTTGTTGCAGGCGCCAAGACCCACCAGCAAGACGATTCCCTTTCCCTCGCGTGAACTTTCCTAGAAAATCCTTTCGGCTTGCGCCTGCCGATCTTCGGGACCTAGGCTTGGACCTGTCACTGCGAATACGCGGTGATCGGGTTTGGTAGCCCGAGATCAATCAAGGCGCATGACGCCACTCAAGTCGATTTTTCGTTGGCATTTTTGCCCACGGCTCTCGTCCATGGTGGCTGTGCGCAGGGCACTTTCGAGTGCGCTGGGTTCCTTGATTCCCGGTCTACCAACCTGCGCATAGCCGCCACCCATATCGTTTGGTAGCGATCAGTGTCGGCTCCATCAATCAAGGAGTTGCCATGAAAACCATCGTTCCTGATCCGCCGATGCAAAAAACATCCATGGATGCCGAAGCCGCTGAGCGTGCCTTCGTCCGCTATGAGCTACCAGCAGAGCCCATCAGCAAGACACCTCATTTTGAAGACACCCTGAACAACCTTGACTCGATCCTGCGCTCGGCAGCCGCCACCGCGTATGAGTCCGCCGAGCAGTTGAGCGGTATGCCGCGTCACTTGGCGATGGCTTCGGTGCATCTGATCGAGTTGGCGCAAAGCCAGGTGGACGGGTTGCTGGGCCAGCAGCACTGAAACATCGGGCACACCACAGTCCCAGTGGGAGCTGGCTTGCCTGCGAAGGCGTCCCTGAGACTGTCAAAAGCTTCGCGGGCAAGCCCAGCTCCTACGGGCCAGTGCCGTACTCAAAACGAGCGCACGACGCAAATCTGTAGGAGCGTGGCTTGCCCGCGAAGAGGCCCTCAAATCTTGCGAAAAAACCTGGCAGCCTGCTGAGTTCAGCCGACCATGACAAAAGGCCCGCTCGAAGGCGGGCCTTGTGGTTCCTGGAGACTCAGCGGGCCGTCAGCGCCGCGTAGCTGTTCATCAGGTTGCGGTAGTTGGGGATACGCTGCGACAGCAGGTTGCCCAAACCTTCGATGTCGTTGCGCCAGTCGCGGTGCAGCTCACAGGCCACCGAGAACCAGTTCATCATCTGCGCACCGGCCTGGGTCATGCGGTTCCACGCGGCCTGCTGCACAGTGGTGTTGAAGGTGCCGGAAGCATCAGTCACCACGAACACGTCGAAGCCTTCAGCCAGGGCCGACAGGGTCGGGAACGCGACACAAACGTCGGTCACTACACCGGCGATGATCAATTGCTTGCGGCCAGTGGCCTTGATCGCCTTGACGAAGTCTTCGTTGTCCCAGGCGTTGATCTGGCCTGGGCGGGCGATGTAGGGCGCGTCCGGGAACATCTCTTTCAGTTCTGGAACCAGCGGACCGTTGGGACCTTGTTCGAAGCTGGTGGTCAGGATGGTCGGCAGTTCGAAGAACTTGGCCAGGTCAGCCAACGCCAACACGTTGTTCTTGAACTCGTTCGGCGAGAAGTCCTGCACCAGGGAAATCAGACCGGTCTGGTGGTCGACCAGCAGGACTACGGCGTCGTCTTTGTTCAGGCGGTTGTAGGTTGGCTTGCTCATGTGGGAATCCTTTTTCGGTTAAGTGGTTGGAAGCTGTGTCGTTCAACTTGTGACCAGATTAATGACTCACCGAAAAAGGAAAAAGCGGCTGGAATCGGTTTGACTGTCTCCCCCAAATGGACAATCCAAATCCCTACATCCTCTAGGCTCTAGGCTCTGTGCGAAATGTATCTGCGCTCGCTCAGGCGGCGTTGAAAACCGGCTCGGAAGGCTCATTTACTCCAGTAACTGCACTTCCTCGCCGTTTTTCGCCTTGCCTGAGCTTCGCTCGAAAACATGTCCTACAGACCCTAGGACTTGCGCCAGACACTCGCCAACCACGGCTGCTGCTCACGCGGTAGTCCGGCGGGGCGGTAGTAATGCTCCAGTTCGACGAAGCCCGCTGCCTTCAGCAATGCGCGCCAGGCCTCAAGGTCGTGGTACGAGCCATAACGCTCGCCATTCCAGCCCTCCCGGTTTTGCCCGCGCGGGTTGGAGCTGAACAACACACCGCCCGGCTTGAGGGTGGCATGCAACTGCCCGAGGACGCGTGGCAACTCTTGCCGCGGGATATGGAACAGCACGGCATTGGCAAAGATGCCGTCGAAACGTTGCGCAGGCAGATCCAGCTCAAGGAAGTTCTGTTGCAGCACCTCGCAACCGCTGTCCTCGCGGGCCATCTGCGCGAAGCGCTCGGAGCCGTCGAGGCCAACAGCGATGTGGCCCAGTTGGGTGAAGGTCTTGAGGTCCCGGCCGGGACCGCAGCCGAAGTCGAGGACAGTGAACGGCGCCGGACCCTGGATATGCCGCAGCAAGGCGTCGATGTTCTGGCTCACGTCGTGGTCGCGGGTGCCTTCGCGAAAGCCTTCGGCGGTGCGGTTGTAGTGACCGAGGGTGGTGGAGGCAATCTGGTTGAGGTCGTCGGGGCCGAGGGTTTTCATCGGGGATCTGCGCGTTGGGGTGGATGATCGGAATATATCATCCTGCGGATTTTTGCTGTGTCTGGGGGCCCCATTCGCGGGCAAGTCGGATCGCCGCACCGCCTGCTCCACAGGGACGGCGGTGACCTGTAGGAGCCGGGCTTGCCCGCGAATGGGCCCTCCCAGACGACAAATACCTCAGCGCTTGTTGAGCACCCGCGCCAACCGGTCGCCGCCGAACTGGATCGCCGCCACCAGGATCACCAGCAACACGATCACCGTCAGCATCACCTGGCTGTCGAAGCGCTGGTAGCCATAGCGATAGGCGATGTCCCCCAGGCCACCCGCACCAATTGCGCCGGCCATCGCCGAGGAGTTGATCATGGTTACGAGGGTGATGGTGAACCCCCCGACGATCCCCGGCAACGCCTCGGGCAGCAGCACGTGCCAGACGATATACCAACGCCGGCAACCCATGGCCTGGGCCGCCTCGACCAAACCATGATCGACCTCACGCAGGCTGACCTCGGCGATCCGCGCAAAGAACGGCGTGGCGGCGATGGTCAGCGGCACCACGGCCGCCCACACGCCATAGGTGGTACCGACGATCAGCCGGGTAAACGGGATCAGCGCCACCATCAGGATCAGGAACGGGATCGAGCGGAACAGATTGACGAACGCCCCCAGCACCCGGTTCACCGCCGGCGCCTCGTAGATCCCGCCCTTGTGGCTGGTGACCAGGATCACCGCCAGCGGAATGCCCAGCAACAAGGCGATCAGCGAAGACACACCGACCATCAGGAAGGTGTCGATCACCCCCTGCCACAACCGATCAAGCCACATAACCCAGCACCTCCACCTGTTGTGCCCAGCAACCCGCGCGCTGTTGCAGCGTTTGGGCATCCATCGGCGAGCCGCTCACCGACAGCAGCAACTGTCCCAGGGCATGCCCCTGAATCCGTTCGACGCCACCCTGCAACAACCGCACGCGCCCGCCGAGGGCACTGAACAACGCCGCCAGGTCCGGCTCGTCGCTGGCACTGCCGGTGAACTGCAGGCGCAGCAACACCGCCACCTCCGTCGATTCCGGCCGCGCCCGCAAGCGCCCCTGCAACTCCTCCGGCAGCGTGTGCTGCAACGGCGCGAGCAAGGTCCGGCTGACCTCATGCTGCGGATCGCCAAACACCTGCCACACCGGCCCCTGCTCGACCACCCGACCGTGTTCCAGCACCACCACGCGGTCGCAGATTTCGCGGATCACCGCCATCTCGTGGGTGATCAGCACCACGGTCAGTCCCAGTCGCCGGTTGATCTCGCGCAGCAGGCCGAGGATCGACTGGGTGGTTTCCGGGTCGAGCGCCGACGTCGCTTCATCACACAACAGAATCGCCGGGTCATGCACCAGCGCCCGGGCAATCCCCACCCGCTGCTTCTGCCCGCCGGACAACTGCGCCGGATAGGCCTTGTGCTTGTCCTTCAGGCCCACCAGTTCGAGCAGCTCGCGGACCTTCTGCTCGCGCGCAAGCTTGGGCACCCCGGCGACCTTCAGCGGCAGCTCGACGTTCTGCCAGACGGTCTTGGCCGACATCAGGTTGAAGTGCTGGAAGATCATGCCGATCCGCCGCCGCAGTTCCACCAGGCGGTCCTCATCGAACTGGCCGATGTCGACCTGATCGATCAGCACCCGTCCCGACGTGGGCTGTTCCAGGCGGTTGATGGTGCGAATCAGCGACGACTTGCCGGCGCCGCTGCGACCGATGATGCCGAACACCTCGCCGCGCTGGATCGCCAGGTCGATGCCCTGCAGAGCGTTCACCGGGCCATGGTGGCCGTCGTAGGTCTTGCCCACGCCGATAAAGCGCACGTGGGCCCGGTTGAGTTCGGGATGCAGCTCGGTCTGTTCGGCCTCGCGAGGGGCTTCGTCCTGCGGACGCTGAAGGCTGGCGACACTCATGTCAGCCTTCCCAGCCGGCCTGATACAGCTTGCCATGGGCTTTATCCAGGGCGGCGCGTACGGCGGGCGAATGTTGGTAGATATCGACGAACTTGATCAACCGCGGGTCGTTCTTCTCCTTCGGCTGGATGACGAACTGGATCACGTACTCCTTGTGATCGAGGCCGTCGAACAGCAGTGCCGAGCCAGCATCGAAGGTCTTCGCCAGGCGGATGTAGGCCGGGTAGCCCTGCACCAGGTCGGCGTCATCGTAGGCTCGCACCAGTTGCACGGCCTCGACCTGGAGGATCTTGATCTTCTTCGGGTTGGTGACGATGTCGTCTTCGGTGGCCTTGTAGCCGACGCCGGGCTTGAGGGTGATCAGGCCGGCCTTGGCCAGCAGCTGCAGGCCGCGACCGCTGTTGATCGGGTCGTTGGCGATGGCCACGGTCGCGCCCTCAGGCAGTTCGGCGAAGCTCTTGTACCGCTTCGAGTAAAGGCCGACATTGTTGATGATCCCCGGAGCGAATGGCACCAGGTCGAAGCCGGCGGCGGCCTTGGCGTTTTCGAGGAACGGGATGTGCTGGAAGTAGTTCACGTCGATATCGCCGGCGGCCAGGCTGACGTTGGGCGCGATCCAGTCGGTGAACTCCACCAGTTCGACCTTCAGGCCCTGCTTGCCGGCCTCTTCCACGGCAGCCTCCAGCGGGATGGCGAAGGCGGCAGTGGTGCCGACCTTGAGCGGTGCGTCGGCGGCATGGGCGACGGCGCTGAACAGGCCGAGGGCGAGGGCCAGTGCCTTGACTGGTTGAGTGAAGCATCTTGTTTTCATGATGGGTTTCCAGTCGGTAATCGTATGTAGAGGCTGCACCGGCTCCTACAGGGCCAGCGTTTGTTTTTCGTTTACGTCAGGCGACGACGGAGCCTGTGGTGTTGCTGAAATTGAGGCCTGGCGATAAGCCGCGCCGGTATGCTCTGGCGGCAGATACGCCGCCTCACCGAACAGTTTTTCGCGCAACGTCCCCTGCTCGTACGCGGTCTTGTACGAACCGCGCCGCTGCAACTCGGGAATCACCAGGTCGATGAAGTCTTCGTAACTTTCCGGGGTGACGATGCGGGTCAGGTTGAAACCGTCCAGGCCGGTCTCGGCGATCCACGATTCCAGTTCGTCGGCGACCTGGGTCGGCGAACCGACCACGGTCACATAGCGCCCTCCCAGGGCGTGCTGCTCCAGCAGCTTGCGCCGGGTCCAGTCGTTGTTCTGCAGGCTGCGGGTCGCCGACTGGATCGCGTTGCTCTTTACGTACTGGATCGGCTCGTCCAGTTCGTACTCGGAAAAATCGATCCCGGTGGACGCCGCGAAATGCGCCACCCCGGCTTCCGCGCTGGCGTAGCTCAGGTATTCGGCATGCTTGGCCCAGGCCGCCTCTTCGGTCTCGCCGACGATCACGTTGATCCCCATGAACACCTTGATCGCCTGTCCATCGCGCCCCGCCGCCTCGGCACTGGCGCGGACCTTGTCCACCTGGGCCCGGGTCGCCGCCTTGTGCTGCCCGCTGATGAACACGCACTCGGCATGCCGCCCGGCGAACAGCAGGCCACGCTCGGAGCTGCCGGCCTGGAACAGCACCGGCGTGCGCTGCGGCGATGGCTCGCAAAGGTGATAACCCTCGACCTGATAGAACTCACCCTGATGCCGCACCTTGTGGACCTTGTCCGGGTCGGCATAGACCCGTCGCACCGGATCGTTGACCACCGCGTCACTCTCCCAGCTACCTTCCAGCAGTTTGTAGAGCACTTGCAGGTACTCGTCGGCCTGGTCATAGCGACGGTCGTGCTCAGCCTGGGCTTCCAGGCCCATGGCCTTGGCGGCGCTGTCGAGGTAGCCGGTAACGATGTTCCAGCCGACCCGACCGCGGCTCAGATGGTCGAGCGTCGATAGCCGGCGGGCGAACAGGTACGGCGTTTCATAGGTCAGATTGGCGGTCAGGCCAAAGCCGAGGTTTTTCGTCACTGCGGCCATGGCCGAGACCAGCAGCAGCGGGTCGTTGACCGGCAACTGGATCGACTCGCGCAGCGGCACCGCCACCGACTGCTGGTAGACGTCGTAGACCCCGACGATATCGGCGATGAACAGCCCGTCGAACAGCCCGCGCTCAAGCAACTGCGCCAGTTCGGTCCAGTATTCGAGGGTCTTGTAGCGGGTCGAGGTGTCCCGTGGATGGGTCCACAGGCCGTGGTTGATATGCCCGATGCAGTTCATGTTGAAGGCATTGAGCAGGATCTTTTTCTTACCCATCAGATGGTCCCCCGCAGCGGCGGGTTTTCATCGTTGAGGTAGTAGTTGCCCACTGCGTGATACTTCCAGCGCACCGGGTCGTGCAGGGTGTGTACCCGCGCGTTGCGCCAGTGACGGTCGAGGCCGTGCTCGGCCAGGGTCGCCTGGCTGCCCGCCAGTTCGAACAGGGTGCTGCCGGCGGCCAGGGAGATTTCCGTGCTGATCGCCCGAGCCTCGGCAACGGCGATGGACGCGGCCGCGACGCTGTCGGCATGGGTGTCAGCCTGGGCGCGATCGAGCAATTCGCCGGCGCGCTCCAGCAGCGCTTCGGTCGCGCTCAGACGGATGCTCAGGTGGCCGATGCTTTTCAGCGTCAGCGGGTCGTCGACGGCTTTTTCGATGCCCGAATCGATCCACGGCCGGGTACGGGTCCGGACGAAATGCAGGGTATCCTCATAGGCCGCCCGGGCAATGCCGGTATCGATAGCCGCATGAAGAATCTGCGCCAGCGGCCCGACCGGGGTCGGGCGCTCGAAGGCGCTCTGGAACGGGATCACGTCCTCGGCGGCGACGAACACATCCTCGAACACCACCGAACCACTGCCGGTGGTGCGCTGGCCGAAACCGGTCCAGTCGTCGATCACCGTCAGCCCGACACTGTCACGCGGGACAAAGGCCAGTTGCTGCACGCCCTGCTCGTCCACTACCGAAGTGGGAATGCGCTGTGCATACAGCGAACCGGTTGAATAGAACTTGCGCCCGTTGATGCGATAACCCTCGCCGTCGCGGCGCAGTTGGGTGACCCGGTCATGGGCGGTCCTGGTGCCCAGCTCGGCCAGCGCATTGCCGAAGCGACGCCCGGCCAGGACTTCGGCATACAGCCGGCGTTTCTGCGCCTCGCTGCCGTTCACCCGCAGCACTTCCAGTGCATAGAAATGGTT from Pseudomonas asplenii harbors:
- a CDS encoding TOBE domain-containing protein: MTIKAINVRNQFKGTVKEIVTGDVLSEIDVQTASGIVTSVITTRSVKELELEVGSEVIAFVKSTEVSIAKL
- a CDS encoding NYN domain-containing protein is translated as MRTACFVDGYNLFYGLLAGSPYKWLDLPKLLAHILRTERPGNELTSVDFFTSGVKPDLATRGRVSKEAQDTYLRALIEKGVQVHHGRHQLESGLAPRFVDKKTRPSRFDQVPIWKIEEKETDVHIAISMYRLAARQAFLTADERVEQIVLVSADTDMTPALRALREDYPELQIGVILPHREDIKRNAPGSLKSHSNWMRHTVTREELAACQLPARVPTRKKPAIKPDYW
- a CDS encoding DUF6124 family protein, which gives rise to MKTIVPDPPMQKTSMDAEAAERAFVRYELPAEPISKTPHFEDTLNNLDSILRSAAATAYESAEQLSGMPRHLAMASVHLIELAQSQVDGLLGQQH
- the ycaC gene encoding isochorismate family cysteine hydrolase YcaC, with protein sequence MSKPTYNRLNKDDAVVLLVDHQTGLISLVQDFSPNEFKNNVLALADLAKFFELPTILTTSFEQGPNGPLVPELKEMFPDAPYIARPGQINAWDNEDFVKAIKATGRKQLIIAGVVTDVCVAFPTLSALAEGFDVFVVTDASGTFNTTVQQAAWNRMTQAGAQMMNWFSVACELHRDWRNDIEGLGNLLSQRIPNYRNLMNSYAALTAR
- a CDS encoding class I SAM-dependent methyltransferase, with protein sequence MKTLGPDDLNQIASTTLGHYNRTAEGFREGTRDHDVSQNIDALLRHIQGPAPFTVLDFGCGPGRDLKTFTQLGHIAVGLDGSERFAQMAREDSGCEVLQQNFLELDLPAQRFDGIFANAVLFHIPRQELPRVLGQLHATLKPGGVLFSSNPRGQNREGWNGERYGSYHDLEAWRALLKAAGFVELEHYYRPAGLPREQQPWLASVWRKS
- a CDS encoding methionine ABC transporter permease, translated to MWLDRLWQGVIDTFLMVGVSSLIALLLGIPLAVILVTSHKGGIYEAPAVNRVLGAFVNLFRSIPFLILMVALIPFTRLIVGTTYGVWAAVVPLTIAATPFFARIAEVSLREVDHGLVEAAQAMGCRRWYIVWHVLLPEALPGIVGGFTITLVTMINSSAMAGAIGAGGLGDIAYRYGYQRFDSQVMLTVIVLLVILVAAIQFGGDRLARVLNKR
- a CDS encoding methionine ABC transporter ATP-binding protein, with translation MSVASLQRPQDEAPREAEQTELHPELNRAHVRFIGVGKTYDGHHGPVNALQGIDLAIQRGEVFGIIGRSGAGKSSLIRTINRLEQPTSGRVLIDQVDIGQFDEDRLVELRRRIGMIFQHFNLMSAKTVWQNVELPLKVAGVPKLAREQKVRELLELVGLKDKHKAYPAQLSGGQKQRVGIARALVHDPAILLCDEATSALDPETTQSILGLLREINRRLGLTVVLITHEMAVIREICDRVVVLEHGRVVEQGPVWQVFGDPQHEVSRTLLAPLQHTLPEELQGRLRARPESTEVAVLLRLQFTGSASDEPDLAALFSALGGRVRLLQGGVERIQGHALGQLLLSVSGSPMDAQTLQQRAGCWAQQVEVLGYVA
- a CDS encoding MetQ/NlpA family ABC transporter substrate-binding protein is translated as MKTRCFTQPVKALALALGLFSAVAHAADAPLKVGTTAAFAIPLEAAVEEAGKQGLKVELVEFTDWIAPNVSLAAGDIDVNYFQHIPFLENAKAAAGFDLVPFAPGIINNVGLYSKRYKSFAELPEGATVAIANDPINSGRGLQLLAKAGLITLKPGVGYKATEDDIVTNPKKIKILQVEAVQLVRAYDDADLVQGYPAYIRLAKTFDAGSALLFDGLDHKEYVIQFVIQPKEKNDPRLIKFVDIYQHSPAVRAALDKAHGKLYQAGWEG
- a CDS encoding LLM class flavin-dependent oxidoreductase: MGKKKILLNAFNMNCIGHINHGLWTHPRDTSTRYKTLEYWTELAQLLERGLFDGLFIADIVGVYDVYQQSVAVPLRESIQLPVNDPLLLVSAMAAVTKNLGFGLTANLTYETPYLFARRLSTLDHLSRGRVGWNIVTGYLDSAAKAMGLEAQAEHDRRYDQADEYLQVLYKLLEGSWESDAVVNDPVRRVYADPDKVHKVRHQGEFYQVEGYHLCEPSPQRTPVLFQAGSSERGLLFAGRHAECVFISGQHKAATRAQVDKVRASAEAAGRDGQAIKVFMGINVIVGETEEAAWAKHAEYLSYASAEAGVAHFAASTGIDFSEYELDEPIQYVKSNAIQSATRSLQNNDWTRRKLLEQHALGGRYVTVVGSPTQVADELESWIAETGLDGFNLTRIVTPESYEDFIDLVIPELQRRGSYKTAYEQGTLREKLFGEAAYLPPEHTGAAYRQASISATPQAPSSPDVNEKQTLAL
- a CDS encoding SfnB family sulfur acquisition oxidoreductase yields the protein MSQFSPRVAVISSDEQALIVANDLAEDFKRDSQLRDRERRLPLPELEVFSRSGLWGISVPKEYGGAGVSNVTLAKVTQLIAEADASLGQIPQNHFYALEVLRVNGSEAQKRRLYAEVLAGRRFGNALAELGTRTAHDRVTQLRRDGEGYRINGRKFYSTGSLYAQRIPTSVVDEQGVQQLAFVPRDSVGLTVIDDWTGFGQRTTGSGSVVFEDVFVAAEDVIPFQSAFERPTPVGPLAQILHAAIDTGIARAAYEDTLHFVRTRTRPWIDSGIEKAVDDPLTLKSIGHLSIRLSATEALLERAGELLDRAQADTHADSVAAASIAVAEARAISTEISLAAGSTLFELAGSQATLAEHGLDRHWRNARVHTLHDPVRWKYHAVGNYYLNDENPPLRGTI